From one Flavobacterium kingsejongi genomic stretch:
- a CDS encoding bifunctional alpha,alpha-trehalose-phosphate synthase (UDP-forming)/trehalose-phosphatase, with protein MKKTIIVSNRLPLDVKVKKNELEIHPSVGGLATGLKSVHAEGNSLWIGWSGLKEEELTPALSAKAHEAITRERCIPVLLTGAEVEDFYFGFSNKGLWPLFHYFMEYAEFELGQWKSYQAVNQKFADAVLEHLEDGDNVWVHDYQLLLVPQMIRDKKPGVTIGFFLHIPFPSYEILRTFPWREEVLQGMLGSDLIGFHTYDYERHFLSSVKRILNYEVKFNEITCQNRMVKVDSFPMGIDYDKFYQTAVQQEAQRQLEEQPLAVPDGTPALDEVQTIVSIDRMDYTKGIPNRIRAFEYFLNKYPQFKEKVQLIMLAVPSRSNVPQYQKLKRETDELVGRINGQFSTINWTPIGYFYRSMPFEGLITLYATAPVALINPIRDGMNLVAKEYVATRIHQDGVLILSEMAGAAKELTEALLINPNNFEQIADTIKYALEMPIEEQRSRMGILQKRLQPNTVEKWAADFISALEETKNILPVFTSRKWDDSHQEAMFTNYKKAGKRLLLLDYDGTLVGFKNHPMDAIPDPALFALLDRISADGRTEIAIVSGRDKATIEQWFGDKNYSLITDHGVWLRRKGKEWKPLERLNTSWKDNIRPILETYVNRTPGSFVEEKNYSLAWHYRKSDPELAQMRVQELTAVLTSLISNNGLSVLEGNKVLEIKSSSVNKGRASSRLLAGAQYDYIFAMGDDWTDEYMFEELPPSAYTVKVGFQKTSAKYFVQDTVEVRALLERFAEA; from the coding sequence ATGAAAAAGACGATAATTGTTTCGAACAGACTACCCCTTGATGTAAAAGTAAAAAAGAATGAATTGGAGATACATCCCAGTGTAGGCGGGCTGGCAACCGGATTAAAATCGGTTCATGCAGAAGGAAACAGTTTATGGATCGGATGGTCCGGATTGAAAGAAGAGGAACTTACCCCGGCCTTATCGGCCAAAGCCCACGAAGCGATTACCCGGGAGCGCTGTATCCCGGTTCTCTTAACGGGAGCCGAAGTGGAAGATTTTTATTTTGGGTTCAGCAATAAAGGGTTGTGGCCGTTGTTCCATTACTTTATGGAATATGCCGAATTTGAATTGGGCCAATGGAAATCCTACCAGGCGGTCAACCAGAAATTTGCCGATGCGGTGCTGGAACACCTGGAAGATGGGGATAATGTATGGGTACACGATTACCAGCTGTTACTGGTGCCCCAAATGATCCGGGACAAAAAGCCCGGGGTTACGATAGGGTTCTTCCTGCACATCCCTTTCCCTTCCTATGAGATCCTGCGCACGTTCCCCTGGCGGGAAGAAGTATTACAGGGCATGCTGGGATCGGACCTCATTGGTTTCCATACCTACGACTATGAGCGGCATTTCCTGAGTTCGGTAAAACGCATCCTGAACTATGAAGTAAAATTCAACGAGATCACCTGCCAGAACCGTATGGTCAAAGTGGATTCTTTTCCGATGGGGATTGATTATGATAAATTTTACCAGACGGCAGTGCAGCAGGAGGCACAACGGCAACTGGAAGAGCAGCCCCTCGCGGTTCCCGATGGTACGCCGGCTCTGGATGAGGTGCAAACTATTGTTTCCATCGACCGGATGGATTATACAAAAGGCATCCCAAACCGGATTCGGGCCTTTGAATACTTCCTGAACAAATACCCTCAATTTAAAGAAAAAGTACAACTGATTATGCTCGCCGTGCCTTCCCGGTCCAATGTGCCGCAGTACCAAAAGCTAAAACGGGAAACCGATGAACTGGTGGGCCGTATCAACGGGCAATTCTCGACGATCAACTGGACCCCCATCGGGTACTTTTACCGTTCCATGCCGTTTGAGGGACTGATCACGCTGTATGCTACGGCACCGGTCGCACTGATCAACCCTATCCGGGACGGGATGAATCTGGTCGCCAAGGAATATGTGGCAACCCGGATCCACCAGGATGGTGTGCTGATATTGAGTGAAATGGCAGGAGCAGCCAAAGAGCTGACTGAAGCCCTGCTGATCAACCCCAATAATTTTGAACAGATCGCCGATACCATCAAGTATGCCCTCGAAATGCCGATCGAAGAACAGCGTTCGCGTATGGGCATCTTACAGAAAAGGCTACAACCCAACACGGTAGAGAAATGGGCAGCCGATTTTATCTCCGCATTAGAAGAAACCAAGAACATACTGCCGGTATTTACTTCCCGGAAATGGGATGACAGCCATCAGGAAGCGATGTTTACCAATTATAAAAAAGCCGGCAAGCGCTTGTTGCTCCTGGATTATGACGGCACACTGGTCGGGTTTAAAAACCACCCGATGGATGCCATACCTGATCCCGCATTGTTTGCGCTCTTAGATCGTATTAGTGCCGATGGCCGTACCGAAATTGCCATTGTCAGCGGTCGGGATAAGGCTACGATCGAACAATGGTTTGGGGATAAAAACTATTCCCTCATTACCGATCACGGGGTTTGGCTGCGCCGCAAAGGCAAAGAGTGGAAACCCTTAGAACGGCTGAATACCAGTTGGAAGGACAACATCCGCCCGATATTGGAAACCTATGTCAACCGGACACCGGGCTCTTTTGTCGAAGAAAAGAATTATTCATTGGCGTGGCATTACCGCAAGTCCGATCCGGAACTCGCCCAAATGCGGGTACAGGAACTTACTGCTGTACTCACAAGCCTGATTTCCAACAATGGACTTTCGGTACTGGAAGGGAATAAGGTATTGGAAATTAAAAGCAGCAGTGTCAATAAAGGCCGGGCTTCTTCCCGATTATTAGCCGGGGCGCAGTACGACTATATTTTTGCCATGGGCGACGACTGGACCGACGAGTATATGTTTGAAGAATTACCACCCAGTGCCTACACCGTTAAAGTAGGCTTCCAGAAAACGAGTGCCAAATACTTTGTACAGGATACCGTTGAGGTGCGCGCATTATTGGAACGCTTTGCCGAAGCTTAA
- a CDS encoding glycoside hydrolase family 15 protein — protein sequence MDNLDYGIIGNCRSAALVSKTGSIVWCCLPEFDSSSVFARLLDDEKGGSFDLLTTPDYTTTQTYLENTSILITTFHNGTDSFEVLDFMPRYKKTNGASYTPPEIIRYLRPKSGKPKFRVGYNPKLEYALGETITHVKEDFIISLTHTKKFDSLFLYSNFDHNSIVAGEEITLEADGYFVLGYNEKIFNPTLHKISLELERTKMYWLEWNEKTPCYKKYNREIARSAITLKLLNYEKTGAVLAAATTSLPETIGEVRNWDYRFCWIRDASMVIKVISELGHKKMAKNYMDFIIDLIPDKDEKLQIMYGINKEKKLTEEFLDHLSGYQGSKPVRIGNAAFEQRQNDIYGILMDVIHQQFVHFSTDIENGEELWNITKGIVWVVSKHWTEPDKGIWEFRTEERHFTFSKVLCWVAIDKAIKVARILGKDSKAAKWEELEKEIRNDIYAHAWNEEVQAFTQSYGSADLDASVLLMEPYGFIAARDPKYISTVKAIERELSNDGLLYRYKNKDDFGLPSSSFTICTFWFINSLYKIGEREKAERLFERLLSYSNHLGLFSEDIDFKTKRLLGNFPQAYSHLALIETAINLSTTTEEEKVMDAMR from the coding sequence ATGGACAACTTAGATTATGGGATAATTGGGAATTGCAGAAGTGCCGCTTTAGTATCAAAAACCGGTTCGATCGTATGGTGCTGCCTACCTGAATTTGACTCCTCCTCGGTATTTGCCCGACTGCTGGACGATGAAAAAGGCGGGAGCTTTGACCTCCTCACTACCCCCGATTATACCACCACACAAACCTACCTGGAAAACACCAGTATCCTGATTACTACATTTCACAATGGCACAGACTCCTTTGAAGTACTGGACTTTATGCCCCGCTATAAAAAAACCAATGGTGCGAGTTATACCCCACCGGAGATCATCCGGTACCTGCGCCCAAAATCCGGGAAACCAAAATTCCGGGTCGGGTACAACCCCAAATTAGAATATGCTTTGGGCGAAACCATCACCCATGTCAAAGAGGACTTTATCATCAGCCTGACCCATACCAAAAAGTTTGACAGCCTTTTCCTGTACAGCAATTTTGACCACAACAGCATTGTTGCAGGCGAAGAGATCACACTGGAAGCCGACGGCTACTTTGTACTGGGTTATAATGAAAAAATATTCAATCCGACCCTCCATAAAATCAGCCTGGAACTGGAGCGTACCAAAATGTACTGGCTGGAATGGAACGAGAAAACGCCCTGCTATAAAAAATACAACCGCGAAATTGCCCGTAGTGCGATTACCCTGAAATTACTCAACTACGAAAAAACAGGAGCCGTACTGGCTGCGGCGACCACGTCACTACCGGAAACCATCGGTGAAGTACGCAACTGGGATTACCGTTTCTGCTGGATTCGCGATGCCTCGATGGTGATCAAAGTGATCTCGGAACTGGGCCACAAGAAAATGGCCAAAAACTATATGGATTTTATCATAGACCTGATTCCGGACAAAGATGAAAAACTACAGATCATGTATGGGATCAATAAGGAAAAGAAACTGACCGAGGAATTCTTAGACCACCTGAGTGGCTACCAGGGATCAAAACCGGTACGGATTGGAAACGCAGCTTTCGAACAGCGGCAGAATGATATTTATGGGATCCTGATGGATGTGATCCACCAGCAATTTGTCCACTTTAGTACCGATATCGAAAATGGGGAAGAGCTCTGGAACATCACCAAAGGTATTGTATGGGTGGTGAGCAAACACTGGACGGAACCGGACAAAGGAATCTGGGAGTTCCGGACCGAAGAGCGGCATTTTACCTTTTCGAAAGTCCTGTGCTGGGTAGCCATTGACAAAGCCATTAAAGTCGCCCGCATATTGGGCAAAGATTCCAAAGCGGCCAAATGGGAGGAACTGGAAAAGGAGATCAGGAACGATATCTATGCCCATGCCTGGAATGAGGAAGTACAGGCCTTTACCCAATCCTACGGATCGGCAGATCTCGATGCTTCGGTACTGCTGATGGAGCCCTATGGTTTTATTGCCGCCAGGGATCCGAAGTACATCAGTACGGTCAAAGCCATCGAACGGGAACTCAGCAATGATGGCCTGTTGTACCGCTACAAAAACAAAGATGATTTTGGATTGCCCTCGTCCTCCTTTACCATCTGTACCTTTTGGTTCATCAACAGCCTTTACAAAATCGGGGAACGCGAAAAAGCGGAACGTCTTTTTGAACGCCTGCTCTCCTATAGCAACCACCTGGGATTGTTTAGCGAAGACATCGACTTCAAGACCAAACGCCTGTTGGGGAATTTCCCACAAGCCTATTCCCACCTCGCCCTGATCGAAACTGCTATTAACCTGTCCACCACCACCGAAGAAGAAAAGGTCATGGATGCCATGCGCTAA